The Fulvia fulva chromosome 13, complete sequence genome window below encodes:
- a CDS encoding Oxidase ustYa, protein MAVARPESCEAWERKLLLEANHTQDAVLKEQQQGHQEKSSSSVIVAIALLFLSTVLATTLAAVLAWKLQHACHPQAVAWLPPDVARDQVFKYQPIFGGGLSDESEQAWTNLIPKGKGFVHINNESPLVPAPGLNLSLPHQRAMVAVFHQMHCLYMTRSSYFSARAGNFDDIRPEHLSHCWDYLRQTLMCASDTTLEWVPAPPNDGGSTGWGYRHQCRDYGAVYTWAEKHRVTDTKRIHT, encoded by the exons ATGGCAGTCGCGCGTCCAGAGAGTTGCGAGGCATGGGAGCGCAAGCTCCTGCTCGAAGCCAACCACACCCAAGATGCCGTGTTGAAGGAGCAGCAGCAGGGACACCAAGAGAAGAGCTCGAGCAGCGTCATTGTGGCCATTGCGCTGCTGTTCCTCTCTACCGTGCTCGCCACCACCCTCGCTGCCGTACTAGCCTGGAAGTTGCAGCACGCGTGCCACCCGCAGGCCGTCGCGTGGTTGCCTCCAGACGTAGCTCGCGACCAAGTCTTCAAATATCAACCCATATTCGGCGGTGGTCTTAGCGATGAGTCAGAGCAAGCCTGGACAAACTTGATTCCAA AGGGCAAGGGTTTCGTGCACATCAACAACGAGAGCCCCTTGGTTCCAGCCCCCGGCCTCAACTTGTCGCTGCCGCATCAGCGCGCTATGGTGGCTGTCTTCCATCAAATGCATTGTCTC TACATGACTCGGAGCTCCTACTTCTCTGCCCGCGCTGGAAACTTCGACGACATCCGTCCCGAGCATTTGTCGCATTGCTGGGACTACTTGCGACAAACGCTCATGTGTGCCAGCGACACGACCCTGGAGTGGGTGCCGGCTCCACCAAACGATGGCGGAAGCACTGGATGGGGCTATCGGCATCAATGTAGAGATTACGGAGCAGTATATACGTGGGCAGAGAAGCACCGCGTGACGGATACAAAGAGGATCCATACCTAA
- a CDS encoding High-affinity glucose transporter — MWKVGNIYVITAVAVIGGGLFGFDISSMSAVIGTRAYLCYFNQGPRGPPYNNDLECSGPTASVQGGITAAMPAGSWLGALVSGYLSDIFGRKKSIMIGCVIWVIGSTIICASQNIGMLIAGRIINGFCVGIESAQVPVYVSEIAPPSKRGRLVAFQQWAITWGILILYYISYGASFIGGQDSTNYSTTVFRLPWGLQMLPAVLLFCAMFFLPESPRWLARKDRWEDCHAVLTLVHGKGNPDSPLVRQELSDIREMAEFEARNKDVTYWELFTPKYINRTHIGVFTQIWSQLTGMNVMMYYITYVFAMAGYEGNANLLASSIQYIINVLMTVPALIWLDRWGRRPTLIIGAALMTTWMFANAGILATHGEVVPGGLNGVAAVSMRLSGAPAKGLIACTYLFVASFAPTWGPVSWVYPPELFPLRVRGKAVAFSTSANWAFNTALGAFVPPSFVNIRWKTYIVFGVFGLCMLIHTIFMFPETAGKTLEEIELIFEDPNGIPYIGTPAWKTKVDYSKARAIERGELTREGKLHHDDQSPVRVTEEPKRQESV, encoded by the exons ATGTGGAAGGTCGGCAACATCTACGTGATCACAGCCGTCGCCGTCATTGGCGGCGGTCTGTTTG GCTTCGACATCTCATCCATGAGCGCCGTCATTGGCACTCGCGCTTACCTCTGCTACTTCAACCAAGGTCCACGAGGTCCACCCTACAACAATGATCTTGAGTGCTCTGGCCCCACCGCCTCTGTCCAAGGTGGCATCACCGCCGCCATGCCTGCGGGCTCCTGGCTCGGCGCACTCGTGTCTGGCTACCTGTCTGATATCTTCGGCCGCAAGAAGAGTATCATGATTGGCTGTGTCATCTGGGTCATTGGCTCCACCATCATCTGCGCTTCTCAGAACATCGGCATGCTCATCGCTGGTCGTATCATCAACGGGTTCTGTGTTGGTATCGAGTCCGCTCAGGTGCCTGTGTACGTGTCTGAG ATCGCACCACCTTCCAAGAGAGGCCGACTCGTGGCCTTCCAACAATGGGCCATCACCTGGGGCATCCTCATCCTTTACTACATCTCCTACGGCGCTTCCTTCATCGGCGGTCAAGATTCGACCAACTACAGCACCACCGTCTTCCGCCTACCATGGGGTCTTCAGATGCTGCCCGCCGTCCTCCTCTTCTGCGCCATGTTCTTTCTCCCCGAGTCGCCTCGTTGGCTGGCACGCAAGGACCGCTGGGAGGACTGCCACGCTGTTCTCACCTTGGTGCATGGCAAAGGCAACCCGGACAGCCCACTCGTCAGGCAAGAGCTTAGCGACATCCGCGAGATGGCAGAGTTCGAGGCACGCAACAAGGATGTCACGTACTGGGAGCTGTTCACGCCCAAGTACATCAATCGCACCCACATCGGAGTTTTCACTCAGATTTGGTCGCAGTTGACGGGCATGAATGTCATGA TGTACTACATTACCTACGTCTTCGCCATGGCAGGCTATGAGGGCAACGCCAACCTTCTTGCCTCCTCGATCCAGTACATTATCAATGTCCTCATGACCGTCCCGGCGCTGATCTGGCTTGATCGATGGGGACGACGTCCGACCCTCATCATCGGCGCGGCCTTGATGACAACCTGGATGTTCGCCAATGCTGGCATTCTCGCGACGCACGGTGAGGTCGTGCCCGGCGGTCTGAACGGTGTTGCGGCTGTCAGTATGAGGTTGAGCGGAGCTCCTGCCAAAGGCTTGATCGCCTGCACATACCTGTTCGTGGCCAGCTTTGCTCCGACTTGG GGTCCTGTGTCTTGGGTGTATCCTCCAGAGCTGTTTCCTCTTCGCGTTCGTGGCAAAGCAGTCGCATTCTCCACCTCTGCAAACTGGGCCTTCAACACCGCCCTCGGTGCCTTCGTCCCGCCATCATTCGTCAACATCCGCTGGAAGAC ATACATCGTCTTCGGTGTCTTTGGTCTTTGCATGCTCATCCACACCATCTTCATGTTCCCCGAAACCGCTGGCAAGACCCTCGAAGAAATCGAGCTCATCTTCGAAGACCCGAACGGCATTCCGTACATCGGTACCCCGGCTTGGAAGACGAAGGTCGACTACAGCAAGGCACGAGCTATCGAGCGTGGCGAGCTCACGCGCGAGGGCAAGCTGCATCATGATGATCAGAGTCCGGTGAGAGTCACCGAGGAGCCGAAGAGGCAGGAGAGCGTCTAA
- a CDS encoding Peptidase S41 family protein ustP yields the protein MSPHHFHCSRTKSSTMPSSLLWTLGAAAAICCPSYCRAHRDRACAEIAGQYRAWHHLQDGSLERQMRWRIPGQLAFDCLRAMPFNATLATAFINAYRPYLLFHSTLDVLPQAPPEYLSPSVDLLAGLAKIRSRAARGDYESHFDFDSDLNRLLSLAHDGHLQIELCSQHLFLFTRDLPLVSISDDGLKLPSIYTFDDAQRRGAHHLDHVSPVVEINGMDAAYYLESHVAMWLNSHDPDARYNHLFPSAAAHLSGAYAGGAWTRYKGKWPGTASSRLKFANGSYTTVDTHASWPAENGPMLYENGPDLFTAACLPTSVPPTDLKRIPTGTGYDTASPPHLYPEPDVEHSDTPVKVYYLASARLSDVAVLQVPSFKARHGGSNYTTATEHILQHAVTEGKTKLIIDLSDNGGGDVELGLNLFRLLFPGRDVYSATRFRAHDLVDVMGQIFSKHYSAPGQAPVDLTILPHDAVNPAQEHVFHSWATLYGPDEYRGTNMSRLYALFHSSATSTCQTPASREDCSIAKSHPPFRPQDIIMVSQ from the exons ATGTCTCCCCATCACTTCCACTGCAGTAGAACTAAGTCAAGCACAATGCCATCTTCGCTGCTCTGGACGCTGGGTGCGGCCGCTGCAATTTGTTGTCCTTCCTACTGTCGTGCGCACCGCGATCGGGCCTGTGCAGAAATCGCAGGGCAGTATCGAGCTTGGCACCACCTGCAGGATGGGAGTTTGGAGAGGCAAATGCGTTGGCGCATACCGGGCCAGTTGGCTTTCGATTGCTTGCGTGCCATGCCCTTTAACGCCACTCTGGCCACAGCATTCATCAACGCTTACCGCCCCTATCTGCTGTTTCACTCGACACTCGACGTCCTGCCCC AAGCCCCTCCGGAGTACTTGTCTCCGTCGGTAGACTTGCTCGCCGGTCTCGCCAAGATTCGGAGCCGCGCAGCACGTGGCGACTATGAGAGCCACTTTGACTTCGACTCGGACTTGAATCGCTTGCTCTCTCTTGCCCACGACGGTCATCTGCAGATCGAGTTGTGCTCACAGCATCTGTTCCTCTTCACGCGCGACCTGCCTTTGGTGTCCATTTCCGACGATGGGCTGAAACTGCCCTCCATCTACACGTTCGACGATGCACAGCGACGCGGAGCACATCATCTGGATCATGTCTCGCCCGTCGTGGAGATCAATGGCATGGATGCCGCTTACTATTTAGAGTCACACGTGGCCATGTGGCTGAACTCTCACGATCCTGATGCTCG CTACAATCATCTTTTCCCCTCAGCAGCCGCGCATCTGTCAGGAGCTTATGCAGGCGGGGCCTGGACACGCTATAAGGGCAAGTGGCCCGGCACAGCCAGCTCTCGCCTCAAATTTGCAAACGGATCCTATACGACTGTCGATACTCATGCCTCGTGGCCTGCTGAGAACGGCCCCATGCTCTACGAGAATGGCCCGGATTTGTTCACGGCAGCCTGTCTGCCGACTTCTGTACCCCCTACTGATTTAAAAAGAATTCCCACCGGAACCGGGTACGACACCGCGAGTCCACCCCACTTGTATCCCGAGCCCGACGTAGAGCATAGTGATACCCCAGTCAAGGTGTATTACTTGGCCAGTGCCCGACTTTCGGACGTTGCTGTGCTTCAAGTGCCTTCCTTCAAGGCGAGACACGGTGGTAGCAATTACACCACCGCAACAGAGCATATTCTGCAACATGCGGTGACGGAAGGGAAGACGAAGTTGATTATCGACCTCTCTGATAATGGCGGTGGGGATGTCGAACTAGGACTAAACCTATTCCGTCTACTCTTCCCTGGCCGCGATGTGTACTCCGCAACACGCTTTCGCGCCCACGACTTGGTGGACGTTATGGGTCAGATCTTTTCCAAGCACTACTCCGCCCCGGGGCAAGCTCCTGTGGATCTGACTATCCTTCCGCACGACGCCGTAAATCCAGCTCAAGAGCATGTTTTCCATTCGTGGGCCACGCTCTATGGTCCTGACGAGTATCGAGGCACAAACATGTCGCGCTTGTATGCTCTTTTCCACTCGAGCGCCACATCTACTTGTCAAACACCAGCCAGCAGAGAAGATTGCTCAATTGCCAAGAGTCATCCACCTTTCCGCCCCCAAGACATAATCATGGTTAGTCAATGA
- a CDS encoding 60S ribosomal protein L37, translating into MTKGTSSFGKRHNKTHVLCRRCGRRSMHVQKHTCSNCGYPSASIRKYNWGEKAKRRKTTGTGRMRSLKLVPRKFKNGFQQGTPKGSRGPAKAE; encoded by the exons ATGA CGAAGGGTACCTCATCGTTCGGTAAGCGACACAACAAGACGCACGTCCTGTGCAGACGTTGCGGTCGTCGCTCCATGCACGTTCAGAAGCACACCTGCTCCAACTGCGGATACCCAAGCGCCAGCATCAGAAAGT ACAACTGGGGTGAGAAGGCCAAGCGCCGCAAGACCACCGGTACCGGCCGCATGCGCTCGCTCAAGCTCGTACCACGCAAGTTCAAGAACGGCTTCCAGCAAGGCACACCAAAGGGCTCCCGCGGTCCAGCCAAGGCCGAGTAA
- a CDS encoding Pre-rRNA-processing protein crb3/ipi3, with translation MLTESFIASVGVSAKAAGTNVAKDATILLHEYQPLSQQRAIYKKSATPRNCLAVSETHIFAAQADKAAVHVYNRAKGNQEATVPFTERISSIALACDDSVLIIGTVEGRVFLWEICTGRQVTTGQLHLQAVTALAVDPTSNFLLSASKDSTVLVWSIPALLSFSSINIVSQLRTFDSHHSEVVTLAVGHSSSRCNIAVTASKDKTCLVWDYHTGNLLRTYLLPDVPLSIALDPADRAVYIGYEDGSLQQLDLYTAPSGALDAVQNAADATTPLLTPNSSRWKLQDTTHGPALSLSVSFDGSVVTSGHQSGTVVAWDTARGNFISSVVQPPLPGPVNNLSFLPVDGFGRRDGSSTTKAVEIVKPKFGAFDSGGSGTVPGNYTIKTQFASSLTFSDNVEPSSSFIAALTAPMFPTALLDEGLAELASWNSAPARGSDHKEHEGDDSMALDNAADKPNAPSVEDENTDLKRQVAALRRVQQKTFEKMDKLNLEKKGLLQREQKRLASKAIRNSNGHVKADTSSDEDMG, from the coding sequence ATGCTCACCGAGTCCTTCATAGCCTCTGTGGGCGTGTCCGCCAAGGCCGCTGGCACCAACGTGGCCAAAGATGCGACCATTCTCCTGCACGAGTACCAGCCACTATCACAGCAGCGAGCAATTTACAAAAAGTCTGCAACGCCGCGGAATTGTCTTGCAGTGAGCGAGACTCATATCTTCGCAGCGCAGGCCGACAAAGCTGCTGTGCATGTGTACAACCGAGCAAAGGGAAACCAGGAAGCTACTGTGCCCTTCACGGAGCGCATCTCCTCCATCGCATTGGCTTGCGATGATTCTGTACTGATCATTGGAACTGTCGAGGGCAGGGTCTTTCTGTGGGAGATATGTACAGGACGACAGGTGACCACTGGACAGTTGCATCTTCAAGCTGTGACCGCATTAGCAGTTGACCCAACATCGAATTTTCTGCTTTCGGCGTCCAAGGATTCGACAGTGCTCGTGTGGTCGATACCAGCATTGCTCTCGTTCTCGAGCATCAACATAGTCTCTCAGCTCCGCACATTTGATTCTCACCATTCGGAAGTGGTTACGTTGGCTGTAGGCCACAGCTCATCGCGCTGCAATATTGCAGTGACTGCTTCCAAGGACAAGACGTGCTTGGTATGGGATTACCACACTGGCAACCTCTTGCGAACCTATCTGCTGCCGGATGTGCCACTCAGCATCGCACTGGATCCAGCCGATCGTGCTGTCTATATCGGGTACGAGGACGGTAGCCTCCAACAGCTAGACCTCTACACTGCTCCAAGCGGTGCATTGGACGCTGTACAAAATGCAGCAGATGCCACTACGCCGCTCTTGACACCTAACTCGTCACGATGGAAGCTACAAGATACGACACACGGGCCTGCTTTGAGTCTCAGTGTTTCTTTTGATGGCAGCGTTGTGACTTCTGGCCACCAGTCAGGCACTGTGGTGGCGTGGGATACTGCCCGAGGTAACTTCATCTCGTCTGTAGTACAGCCACCGCTGCCTGGTCCGGTGAATAACCTCTCTTTCTTACCAGTGGATGGATTTGGCAGGAGAGATGGCTCAAGCACAACCAAGGCTGTCGAAATCGTGAAGCCAAAATTCGGTGCATTTGACAGTGGTGGTAGTGGCACAGTACCCGGCAACTACACGATCAAGACGCAATTCGCTTCGTCGCTTACATTTTCGGACAACGTGGAGCCTTCGAGTAGCTTCATCGCTGCTTTGACGGCGCCGATGTTTCCTACTGCTCTGCTGGATGAAGGTCTTGCCGAGCTTGCATCCTGGAACAGTGCGCCAGCCCGCGGGTCAGACCACAAAGAGCATGAAGGTGACGATTCTATGGCCCTCGACAATGCAGCCGACAAACCCAACGCGCCCAGTGTCGAGGACGAAAATACTGATCTGAAACGCCAGGTCGCAGCATTAAGAAGAGTGCAGCAGAAGACATTTGAAAAGATGGACAAGCTCAACCTTGAGAAGAAGGGGCTATTGCAAAGGGAGCAAAAGAGACTAGCCAGCAAGGCCATCAGGAACTCCAATGGCCATGTCAAAGCTGACACTTCAAGTGACGAAGACATGGGTTGA
- a CDS encoding Tyrosinase ustQ, with the protein MALRLQRAKHRQYFLISTTSHIDTEEDAEHGNSDPPASEHLAIDWQKLVLIFLALTAITFTLSRRLLLLPEQSVRVSTACVETAIRQEWRALIPTERDDFVRSVNCLSNTPSRWTHNGSVSDDFAYLHASIGSWSVERHLTSLIGHRSAAFLPWHRWTLHQWEKMMRQYCGFSGHVPYWDWTLDWIDLANSSIWDPDSGFGSNGIRGGRASVGNGTCVEDGPFADLRPIMYNHTYITHCLSRGFTNNGTSGGIAGHWYNPEAIGRIMRHESYKDFVRELESRLHNTVHPRMGGDFLALTAANDPLCFLHHAQLDHIWWRWQQQKPTVRLMAYEGRHMFNSTDENASLQDMLLFGGFVEDVPVWRAMDSHSEELCYTY; encoded by the exons ATGGCGCTCAGACTGCAACGTGCTAAGCATCGACAATACTTTCTGATTAGTACCACAAGCCACATTGATACCGAAGAAGATGCCGAGCATGGGAATAG CGACCCCCCTGCTTCTGAACACCTAGCCATAGACTGGCAAAAGCTCGTCTTGATCTTCTTAGCCTTGACAGCAATCACCTTCACGCTCTCACGGCGTCTATTGCTCCTCCCTGAGCAGAGCGTGCGAGTTTCAACTGCCTGCGTCGAAACCGCCATACGTCAAGAGTGGCGGGCCCTAATCCCGACTGAGCGAGACGACTTCGTTCGGTCTGTCAACTGCCTGAGCAACACCCCTTCTCGGTGGACTCATAACGGCAGTGTCAGCGATGATTTTGCTTATCTTCATGCAAGTATCGGCTCATGGT CGGTTGAGCGCCATCTAACTTCTCTGATAGGCCATCGCTCGGCAGCATTTCTACCATGGCATCGTTGGACACTACATCAGTGGGAGAAGATGATGCGCCAGTATTGTGGCTTTTCAGGTCATGTTCC TTACTGGGACTGGACACTAGACTGGATTGATCTCGCAAACTCATCCATTTGGGATCCAGACAGCGGCTTTGGCAGTAACGGTATTCGCGGCGGGAGAGCCAGCGTTGGTAACGGCACATGCGTCGAGGACGGACCTTTTGCCGACCTCCGGCCCATCATGTACAACCACACATACATAACGCACTGTCTATCACGGGGCTTTACTAACAACGGGACATCGGGTGGAATAGCAGGCCATTGGTACAACCCTGAGGCTATAGGTCGAATCATGCGGCACGAAAGCTACAAGGATTTCGTCAGGGAGCTGGAATCCCGCTTGCATAACACTGTCCACCCAAGAATGGGAGGCGATTTTCTGGCCTTGACCGCTGCAAACG ATCCGCTATGTTTCCTCCATCATGCACAGCTTGACCACATTTGGTGGCGATGGCAACAGCAGAAGCCGACTGTGAGACTAATGGCCTATGAGGGTCGACACATGTTCAATTCAACGGACGAGAATGCTAGTCTGCAAGATATGCTCCTGTTCGGGGGGTTCGTCGAGGATGTGCCCGTTTGGAGGGCAATGGATTCACATAGTGAAGAGCTCTGCTACACTTATTGA
- a CDS encoding Vegetative incompatibility protein HET-E-1, producing the protein MRLINIHTLEFKEFFGRTRPGYAILSHRWGEREISYQDWLQYNGYHSRDSSSDTFVSRGPGYLKIIGFCRLIREATILWRPLNPDDNLKLIEWVWVDTCCIGKKSSAELSEAINSMYAWYRNAAICFVHLFDYSHMGEADMVESLGRCEWLSRGWTLQELLAPHYVCFYDVWWELFGVIRKFGFGGLMMEDYLGRLRRAPVNLYQNVSQITGISQHWLLGVNMSGVCLAEKMSWAAKRETTRVEDQAYCLLGIFGINMPLLYGEGHRAFGRLQKEIIGRSGDRSILLHTSWSRLLAESSQHFESQACVISIKQAGHILPYATTNVGLEFRDDLYYIPLDVGLESWRRPPDERNSQRLLNLNGRRLGVLRHWKKRSTVA; encoded by the exons ATGCGATTGATCAACATCCATACTCTGGAGTTCAAAGAGTTCTTCGGGAGAACCCGTCCAGGATACGCTATACTTTCCCACCGATGGGGTGAGCGCGAGATATCGTATCAGGACTGGCTGCAATACAACGGCTATCATTCTCGGGATAGCTCTTCGGATACTTTCGTCAGTCGAGGGCCTGGGTATCTCAAGATCATCGGCTTCTGTAGATTGATTCGGGAGGCAACCATCCTCTGGCGACCTTTGAATCCTGATGACAACCTAAAGCTAATCGAATGGGTCTGGGTGGATACATGCTGTATTGGCAAGAAGAGCAGCGCGGAGCTGTCTGAGGCCATCAACTCAATGTATGCCTGGTATAGGAATGCTGCGATCTGCTTCGTGCATTTGTTTGATTACAGCCACATGGGCGAGGCAGACATGGTAGAGAGCCTTGGTCGATGCGAGTGGCTTTCCCGTGGGTGGACACTACAAGAGCTTCTTGCACCGCACTATGTCTGCTTCTACGATGTTTGGTGGGAACTATTTGGTGTCATCAGAAAATTTGGGTTCGGCGGCTTGATGATGGAAGATTACCTGGGACGCTTACGACGTGCTCCCGTCAACCTTTATCAGAATGTGTCGCAAATTACCGGTATCTCACAACATTGGCTTCTAGGAGTGAATATGAGCGGTGTCTGCCTTGCAGAAAAGATGAGCTGGGCAGCCAAGCGGGAAACCACAAGAGTCGAGGATCAAGCCTACTGTCTGCTAGGAATTTTCGGTATCAATATGCCACTCCTTTACGGGGAAGGCCACCGAGCTTTCGGCAGACTGCAAAAGGAGATCATTGGACGTTCAGGGGATAGAAGTATCCTCCTTCATACTTCATGGTCAAGACTGCTGGCTGAGTCGAGCCAGCATTTCGAATCACAGGCGTGCGTCATTTCGATTAAGCAGGCTGGCCATATACTTCCATATGCTACAACAAACGTTGGGCTTGAGTTTCGAGACGACCTATATTACATTCCCCTTGATGTGGGGCTCGAGTCGTGGCGCAGGCCCCCTGATGAACGGAATTCGCAGCGCCTGTTGAACCTCAACGGCAGG AGATTGGGAGTTTTACGACACTGGAAGAAGAGATCGACTGTCGCTTGA
- a CDS encoding Esterase inpF: MLFKTRRSVPPFRTAIHTPQRHTTSRSITMASTNGRSTPAEGRKLKILMLHGYTQSGRLFEIKTKALKKSLEKHFPAAPKPGHLQQYPGGIDLVYPTAPMKLEYSDIPGHDTDGPSDNLEACGWWKRRGDDEPYTYEGMEVGLEAIAKVLKEGGPFDGALGFSQGGAAAGMVAALLEDGRREAFEKHQAKGGMQYPDPFTNDSGYVEDAIHPPLKFAVSYSGFGASTHPLYHGFYEPKIRTPMLHFIGTVDTVVSEERSLRLVEACVDGKGKEGGVPRVVYHPGGHFLPSSGKQYVAALVAFIREVLGEQADGGMPGSGIATPRKEERVEDMELPF; this comes from the coding sequence ATGCTTTTCAAAACACGCAGATCGGTCCCACCATTCCGGACAGCCATACATACACCACAACGCCACACCACCTCCCGTTCCATCACCATGGCCTCCACAAACGGCAGGTCCACACCTGCAGAAGGCCGCAAACTCAAGATCCTCATGCTCCACGGCTACACCCAATCCGGTCGCCTGTTCGAGATCAAGACTAAAGCCCTGAAAAAGTCCCTTGAAAAGCACTTCCCTGCTGCCCCCAAGCCCGGCCACCTACAGCAGTACCCCGGCGGCATCGATTTGGTCTACCCCACAGCACCTATGAAGCTCGAATATAGCGACATCCCAGGCCACGATACAGATGGTCCCTCCGATAATTTGGAAGCGTGCGGCTGGTGGAAACGACGAGGCGACGATGAGCCGTATACTTACGAGGGGATGGAAGTAGGGCTGGAGGCGATTGCGAAAGTGCTAAAGGAAGGAGGTCCGTTCGACGGAGCGTTGGGATTCTCGCAAGGTGGTGCTGCAGCGGGGATGGTCGCCGCACTTCTGGAGGATGGGAGAAGGGAGGCCTTTGAGAAGCATCAAGCGAAAGGCGGAATGCAGTATCCAGATCCATTCACAAATGATAGCGGATACGTGGAAGATGCGATCCATCCTCCCCTGAAGTTTGCTGTGAGTTATTCTGGTTTTGGCGCGAGTACACATCCGCTGTATCATGGGTTTTATGAGCCGAAGATTCGGACGCCGATGCTGCATTTTATTGGGACGGTGGATACGGTCGTGTCGGAGGAGAGGAGTTTGAGGTTGGTGGAGGCTTGTGTGGATGGGAAGGGGAAGGAAGGTGGGGTGCCGAGGGTGGTGTATCATCCTGGTGGACACTTCTTGCCGAGTAGTGGGAAGCAGTATGTGGCGGCGCTGGTGGCGTTTATCAGGGAAGTGCTTGGAGAGCAGGCGGATGGGGGTATGCCTGGAAGTGGGATTGCGACGCCGAGAAAGGAAGAGAGGGTGGAGGACATGGAATTGCCGTTTTGA
- a CDS encoding Lipoyl synthase, mitochondrial, with translation MASLRTPSRRLIANAFHEVRTIPQKRSFATTIDNTPPPAMTATAPRQATAFSDKLNSGPSFNDFVSGKKDEPMSKEELYEIREVEIAGPSGTRRKHTRLPSWLKTPIPSNENYKKIKNDLRDLNLHTVCEEARCPNISDCWGGSNKSAATATIMLMGDTCTRGCRFCSVKTSNKPPPLDPHEPENTAEALKRWGLGYVVLTSVDRDDLADGGARHFAETIMKIKQKASHILVEALTGDYAGDLEMVKLVAKSGLDVYAHNVETTEELTPQVRDRRAKFRQSLAVLKAAKEANPNLITKTSIMLGLGETEDQLWRTLKELRAVDVDVVTFGQYMRPTKRHMKVEEYVTPDTFEMWRQRALDLGFLYCASGPLVRSSYKAGEAFIENVLKKRARHNTLLSAESVGKFEDMQSA, from the coding sequence ATGGCTTCCCTCCGAACACCCTCCCGTCGCCTCATAGCAAACGCCTTCCACGAAGTCCGGACGATACCACAGAAACGATCCTTCGCCACTACCATTGACAATACACCACCACCCGCAATGACAGCCACAGCACCGCGACAAGCGACGGCCTTTTCCGACAAGCTCAACAGTGGCCCTTCCTTCAACGACTTCGTCTCCGGCAAGAAAGATGAGCCAATGTCGAAGGAGGAACTCTACGAGATCCGGGAAGTTGAGATAGCAGGTCCCTCTGGCACTAGGCGAAAGCACACACGTCTACCATCATGGCTGAAGACACCCATACCGAGTAACGAAAACTACAAGAAGATCAAGAACGATCTTCGTGATCTAAACCTGCACACGGTCTGCGAAGAAGCCCGATGTCCGAACATCTCAGACTGCTGGGGCGGCAGCAACAAGAGCGCGGCAACAGCGACGATTATGCTCATGGGCGACACATGTACCCGTGGGTGTCGCTTCTGCTCAGTCAAAACATCGAACAAGCCGCCCCCATTAGATCCCCACGAACCCGAGAACACCGCCGAGGCATTGAAGAGATGGGGTCTGGGCTATGTTGTCCTGACATCGGTGGACCGCGACGACCTAGCAGATGGTGGCGCCCGTCACTTCGCCGAGACCATCATGAAGATCAAGCAAAAAGCCAGCCACATTCTGGTCGAAGCATTAACGGGAGACTACGCAGGAGATCTCGAGATGGTAAAGCTAGTCGCGAAGTCCGGCCTGGACGTCTATGCCCACAACGTCGAAACAACCGAAGAACTCACACCCCAAGTCCGCGACCGCCGCGCCAAGTTCCGCCAATCCCTTGCTGTCCTGAAGGCCGCAAAGGAAGCCAACCCGAACCTCATCACGAAAACTTCCATCATGCTTGGTCTGGGCGAGACGGAAGATCAGCTGTGGAGGACGCTGAAGGAGCTGAGGGCGGTGGATGTGGATGTGGTGACGTTTGGGCAGTACATGAGGCCGACGAAACGGCATATGAAGGTCGAGGAGTATGTGACGCCAGATACGTTTGAGATGTGGAGGCAACGGGCGTTGGATTTGGGGTTCTTGTACTGTGCGAGTGGGCCATTGGTGAGGAGTTCTTATAAGGCTGGCGAGGCGTTCATTGAGAATGTGTTGAAGAAGAGGGCGAGGCATAATACGCTACTCAGTGCGGAGAGCGTGGGGAAGTTTGAAGATATGCAGAGCGCATAG